Proteins found in one Candidatus Bathyarchaeota archaeon genomic segment:
- a CDS encoding cation transporting ATPase C-terminal domain-containing protein, whose protein sequence is WFIESLSSQTLVIFVIRTKKSPFWKSKPSKLLILSSIVIVAFALILPYTPVGKIFEFVEPPAPFFIALAAILGAYIVLAEIVKIWFYKRHGYRLEQVLIPKRRAGLYLTKTARLVQDMVAIICLRPEDEISIDSLLDDLTRSVNYPLDHDQVGHNIQHLRRAGLIGIDWRLRTIKREKSMKDYVTKQVVASEFWPKIAEDWQKISDILQSKYNRVNTEYQNLYLLKVGIVP, encoded by the coding sequence CTTGGTTCATTGAATCCCTATCTTCGCAAACCCTTGTAATCTTTGTTATCAGAACAAAAAAGTCGCCCTTCTGGAAAAGCAAGCCAAGCAAACTCCTAATTCTAAGCAGCATAGTGATAGTTGCTTTCGCGCTAATACTACCTTATACGCCTGTAGGAAAAATTTTTGAATTTGTAGAGCCTCCAGCACCCTTCTTCATAGCCCTAGCAGCCATTCTCGGCGCCTATATAGTCTTAGCCGAAATTGTCAAAATCTGGTTTTATAAGAGGCATGGCTACCGCTTGGAACAGGTTTTGATTCCGAAAAGGCGTGCAGGGCTTTATCTCACCAAAACCGCAAGGCTTGTCCAAGACATGGTGGCCATAATCTGTCTACGTCCTGAAGATGAAATCTCCATCGATTCCTTACTTGACGATTTAACGAGAAGCGTAAACTATCCTCTTGACCACGACCAAGTCGGGCATAACATCCAACATTTAAGGCGTGCAGGGCTCATTGGCATTGATTGGCGCCTAAGGACAATAAAACGAGAAAAGTCTATGAAAGACTATGTAACGAAGCAAGTTGTAGCCAGCGAGTTTTGGCCAAAAATAGCTGAAGATTGGCAAAAAATTAGCGACATCCTTCAAAGCAAATACAACAGGGTAAACACGGAATATCAGAACCTCTATCTTCTTAAAGTTGGAATAGTTCCATAA